In a single window of the Pontibacter russatus genome:
- a CDS encoding TonB-dependent receptor, with the protein MFLYKNLQYIPLLLLTYMALLAPALAQFQPPPGINLSAEMVPDQDCGLTLSGKVLDHDSRATLVGATVSIPQLHQASIADEYGNYHFHHLCQGTYTLQVTYVGYEPESYTFRLTASSVRDLQLHASPQTLNTVEVSGNRLQEQAQSSQTLTGQELEETRGLSLAGSLKGIPGVSTIQTGPTISKPVIHGMHSNRVLLLNNGVRQEGQQWGSEHAPEIDPFVATEMKVIKGAAGVRYGADAIGGVVLVEPKALPTSPGVGGEVNLLGSTNNRQLAASATVEGNSANIPPLSWRLQGTVKKAGNTRTPDYYLDNTGFGEQNFSGALGYRKEKFGGELFYSQFNTKLGILRASHIGNLTDLRYAIERGRPAGADTVGFTYDIGRPYQQVQHDLLKAKLYLQTGQAGRLEFIYGWQRNRREEYDLHNVNSGNPALYLNLNTHTTESIWEHNPLGNFSGSVGVSTTYQQNTYKYSAFLPYFTAITAGAFVIEKWRKDRLQLEAGLRYDYRQLRVMQFDTSGTLQKPAFDFNNVSGTLGALYDVGYHLTFGLSATSAWRAPSVNELFSNGVHHSAATYEIGDPGLVSEQAYNFETSVNYFGNARLNGQLSLYYNVINHYIYLSSEPEPILTVRGAFPAFRYRQTDATFKGIDLSLQYNLLPNLILDSKASVVRARNTTAGDYLINIPADRFDNSLRYEFAQSGEGSRFSDAYISLGGTYMAEQTRVPTRTEEDFAPPPDAYFLLQAGAGATVHIGSQPVEFGVTGNNLLNSTYRDYLNRFRYFSDEAGRLLLFRIRVPLDFSGF; encoded by the coding sequence GTGTTTCTATATAAAAACCTGCAGTACATACCACTGCTGCTTCTTACCTATATGGCTTTGCTGGCGCCGGCGCTGGCCCAGTTCCAGCCGCCTCCCGGCATCAACCTGAGCGCAGAAATGGTCCCGGACCAGGACTGTGGCCTGACGCTTTCCGGCAAGGTGCTGGACCACGACTCCCGCGCTACGCTTGTTGGCGCCACGGTGTCTATTCCGCAACTGCACCAAGCCTCGATAGCGGACGAATACGGAAACTATCATTTCCACCACCTGTGCCAGGGCACTTACACCCTGCAGGTGACGTACGTGGGCTACGAGCCGGAAAGCTACACCTTCAGGCTCACCGCCTCCTCGGTAAGAGATTTGCAGCTGCACGCTTCGCCCCAAACCCTCAACACCGTGGAAGTAAGCGGTAACAGATTGCAGGAGCAGGCACAGTCGTCGCAGACGCTGACGGGGCAGGAGTTGGAGGAGACGCGGGGCCTGTCGCTGGCCGGGTCGCTGAAGGGCATCCCCGGCGTCTCCACCATCCAAACCGGCCCCACCATCTCCAAGCCCGTGATACACGGCATGCACAGCAACCGCGTGCTGCTGCTCAACAACGGGGTGCGGCAGGAGGGGCAGCAGTGGGGTTCGGAGCACGCTCCGGAGATAGACCCGTTTGTGGCCACGGAGATGAAGGTGATAAAGGGTGCCGCTGGCGTGCGCTACGGAGCCGATGCCATTGGCGGTGTGGTGCTGGTGGAGCCAAAGGCCCTGCCGACCTCACCGGGCGTGGGCGGCGAGGTGAACCTGCTCGGGAGCACCAACAACCGCCAGCTGGCTGCCTCCGCCACCGTGGAGGGAAATTCTGCCAACATACCGCCGCTGAGCTGGCGGCTGCAAGGCACCGTCAAAAAAGCAGGCAACACCCGGACGCCGGATTATTACCTGGATAACACGGGTTTTGGGGAGCAGAACTTCTCGGGTGCGCTTGGTTACCGGAAGGAGAAGTTTGGCGGGGAGCTGTTTTACAGCCAGTTCAACACCAAACTCGGTATTCTCCGGGCCTCGCACATCGGCAACCTGACGGACCTGCGGTACGCCATTGAGCGCGGCAGGCCCGCCGGGGCCGACACCGTGGGCTTCACCTACGACATTGGGCGGCCTTACCAGCAGGTGCAGCACGACCTGCTGAAGGCGAAACTGTACCTGCAGACAGGCCAGGCGGGGCGGCTGGAGTTTATATATGGCTGGCAGCGCAACAGGCGCGAGGAGTATGATTTGCACAACGTGAACTCCGGTAACCCGGCCCTGTACCTCAACCTGAACACGCACACCACCGAATCCATCTGGGAGCATAACCCGCTCGGAAACTTCAGTGGCTCGGTGGGCGTGAGCACCACCTACCAGCAGAACACCTACAAGTACAGCGCCTTCCTGCCTTATTTTACAGCCATAACCGCCGGTGCCTTTGTCATCGAAAAATGGCGGAAAGACAGGCTGCAGTTGGAGGCGGGCCTGCGCTACGACTACAGGCAGCTACGAGTCATGCAATTCGACACGAGCGGAACGCTGCAGAAACCGGCGTTTGATTTCAATAATGTGTCGGGCACGCTGGGGGCTTTGTACGATGTGGGCTACCACCTCACCTTTGGGCTGAGTGCCACCTCGGCCTGGCGGGCGCCGAGCGTGAACGAGCTTTTCAGCAACGGCGTACACCACAGCGCCGCCACCTACGAGATAGGCGACCCGGGCCTGGTATCGGAGCAGGCATATAACTTCGAGACGTCTGTGAATTATTTTGGCAATGCCCGGCTCAACGGCCAGCTAAGCCTGTACTACAACGTCATCAACCATTATATCTACCTGTCGTCGGAGCCTGAGCCGATACTGACGGTTCGCGGCGCTTTCCCGGCTTTCCGCTACAGGCAGACCGACGCCACGTTCAAAGGCATCGACCTGAGCCTGCAATACAACCTGCTCCCGAACCTGATACTCGACTCGAAAGCATCTGTGGTGCGGGCCCGAAACACGACTGCCGGAGACTATCTCATCAACATTCCGGCCGACAGGTTCGACAACAGTCTGCGCTACGAGTTTGCCCAAAGCGGTGAGGGAAGCCGTTTCTCCGATGCTTATATATCCCTGGGGGGCACCTATATGGCGGAGCAAACGCGCGTGCCTACGCGAACAGAAGAAGACTTTGCCCCGCCGCCGGATGCTTATTTCCTGCTGCAGGCCGGGGCGGGCGCCACGGTGCATATAGGCAGCCAGCCGGTGGAGTTTGGCGTCACGGGTAACAACCTGCTCAACAGCACGTACCGGGACTATCTGAACCGCTTCCGCTATTTTTCTGACGAGGCGGGCCGCTTGTTGCTGTTCCGCATCAGGGTGCCACTGGACTTTAGCGGGTTCTGA
- a CDS encoding YraN family protein, giving the protein MASQTNAHIRTGQAGESRATAFLQQQGYSIVRKNYRHRRAEVDIIAQKENLLVFVEVKTRGTDRYGYPEEAVDSRKEALLLGAAEAYIAETGWQHEVRFDIISITLTAPLTVHHIEDAFH; this is encoded by the coding sequence ATGGCTTCTCAAACAAACGCCCACATCCGCACCGGCCAGGCCGGCGAAAGCCGCGCAACGGCATTTCTGCAGCAACAAGGCTACAGCATTGTGCGGAAAAACTACAGGCACAGGCGCGCAGAAGTAGATATAATTGCACAGAAAGAGAACCTGCTGGTTTTTGTTGAAGTCAAAACCAGGGGTACTGATAGGTACGGATATCCGGAAGAGGCAGTTGATTCCAGGAAGGAGGCGCTGCTGCTAGGCGCAGCGGAGGCCTATATAGCAGAAACGGGCTGGCAGCACGAGGTCCGGTTCGACATCATCTCCATCACCCTCACCGCGCCGCTAACCGTGCATCATATAGAGGACGCCTTTCATTAG
- a CDS encoding toxin-antitoxin system YwqK family antitoxin has product MRHPLLLVLTFVAGAGMLFLGGCSEPKWNSDYNLNQARLKGDPGAGLLASGDTINVEVEERKALEKSDLQEGGKRKKKRYSKRYFLGQKVKRGFIKSGRGARETLETFSYLEEYQAPNPYAPLKYLYDARKRKLYRTSSDEVDQGRYKVLHGPYEKKVDGQVVEEGYFYIGTKHLRWEKYRPDEEGTLVDKDHFDKGFVRDAVVSYYGDTKKIKEVIPYEYGEVQGTYYRFYENGQVQWSGQYAKGRKVGTWINYYDFRGRRHYEYQYPETPYEAPFEPYLVKEYDRHGTLIYEKDKLDKRSQAQR; this is encoded by the coding sequence ATGCGTCATCCTTTACTTTTAGTGTTAACCTTTGTGGCAGGTGCAGGCATGCTGTTTTTGGGCGGGTGCAGCGAGCCCAAGTGGAACAGCGACTATAACCTGAACCAGGCGCGCCTGAAAGGGGACCCCGGTGCCGGGCTGCTTGCCTCCGGCGATACCATTAATGTGGAGGTGGAGGAGCGGAAGGCGCTGGAGAAGTCGGACCTGCAGGAAGGGGGGAAGCGCAAGAAGAAACGGTACAGCAAACGTTACTTTCTGGGCCAGAAGGTGAAGCGTGGCTTCATTAAATCGGGGAGAGGCGCGCGGGAAACACTGGAAACCTTCAGCTATCTGGAGGAGTACCAGGCGCCCAACCCCTACGCGCCCCTGAAGTACCTGTACGATGCCAGAAAGCGCAAGCTGTACCGCACCAGCAGCGACGAGGTGGACCAGGGCCGCTACAAAGTGCTGCACGGGCCTTACGAGAAAAAGGTGGACGGGCAGGTAGTGGAGGAAGGCTATTTTTATATCGGCACCAAGCACCTGCGCTGGGAAAAGTACAGGCCCGACGAGGAAGGCACCCTGGTGGACAAAGACCATTTCGACAAGGGCTTCGTGCGCGACGCGGTGGTCAGCTATTACGGCGACACCAAGAAAATAAAGGAGGTTATACCGTATGAATACGGCGAGGTGCAGGGCACCTACTACCGCTTCTATGAGAACGGGCAGGTGCAGTGGTCGGGGCAGTACGCCAAGGGCCGCAAAGTGGGCACCTGGATTAATTACTACGACTTCCGGGGCCGCCGCCATTACGAGTACCAGTACCCCGAAACGCCCTATGAAGCGCCTTTTGAGCCGTACCTGGTGAAAGAATATGACCGGCATGGCACCCTCATATATGAGAAAGACAAGCTGGACAAGCGCTCGCAGGCCCAGCGCTAA
- a CDS encoding MraY family glycosyltransferase, whose translation MDQRILPLILAFSWAFLIAIFAVPSIIRVAHLKNILDRPNVRTVHEELTPRLGGLAMFAGFMSALTIFSSLTNGVQQLLAGCIILFFIGLKDDLISISALKKFAVQLLATGIVMFMADIRITSFQGIFGIGELQIGMSYGFTFLVIIGITNAINLIDGLDGLAGTIVLIIAGTFGIYFYQFGGTSYGNYAAVAFCLIGGLLGFLRYNFHKATIFMGDTGSLLCGFIVSVLAIQFIEMRPEPASPAVALGILFVPLFDTIRISIIRIMKGKSPFIPDKNHIHHRLLAMGFSQISTVFVLALINILVIAFVVSFGSWGNLEILLSLLCFSVVLSIVLGVYKSRSAQSVSSAKAKA comes from the coding sequence ATGGATCAGAGAATCTTACCCCTCATACTCGCCTTCAGTTGGGCTTTCCTTATTGCCATCTTCGCTGTTCCATCCATCATCCGGGTGGCGCACCTCAAGAACATCCTGGACAGGCCAAACGTGCGCACAGTGCATGAAGAACTGACCCCGCGCCTGGGCGGGCTGGCCATGTTTGCGGGCTTTATGTCGGCGCTCACCATCTTCTCCAGCCTGACCAACGGGGTGCAGCAGTTGCTGGCGGGTTGCATCATCCTGTTCTTTATCGGCCTCAAAGATGATCTTATTTCCATCTCGGCCCTCAAAAAATTCGCGGTGCAGCTTCTGGCCACGGGCATCGTCATGTTTATGGCGGATATCCGCATCACCAGCTTCCAGGGTATTTTCGGCATCGGGGAGCTGCAGATAGGCATGAGCTACGGCTTCACGTTTCTGGTAATCATTGGCATCACCAACGCCATCAACCTGATAGACGGGCTCGACGGGCTGGCCGGAACCATTGTGCTGATCATTGCCGGCACCTTCGGCATATACTTTTACCAGTTCGGGGGCACCTCTTACGGGAACTACGCGGCGGTGGCTTTCTGCCTGATTGGGGGGCTGCTGGGCTTCCTGCGCTACAATTTTCACAAGGCCACCATTTTTATGGGCGACACCGGTTCGCTGCTCTGCGGCTTCATCGTGTCGGTGCTGGCCATCCAGTTCATCGAGATGCGGCCGGAGCCTGCCTCCCCGGCCGTTGCCCTGGGCATTCTCTTCGTGCCGCTCTTCGACACCATCCGTATTTCCATTATCCGCATCATGAAGGGAAAGTCTCCATTCATACCGGACAAAAACCATATACACCACCGGCTGCTGGCCATGGGCTTCAGCCAGATCAGCACCGTGTTTGTGCTTGCCCTCATTAATATACTGGTCATCGCGTTTGTGGTGAGCTTCGGGAGTTGGGGCAATCTGGAGATACTGCTGTCGTTGCTGTGCTTCTCGGTGGTGTTGAGTATTGTGTTAGGGGTTTACAAATCACGTAGTGCGCAAAGTGTCTCGAGTGCTAAAGCAAAAGCATAG
- the lipB gene encoding lipoyl(octanoyl) transferase LipB, whose amino-acid sequence MDKNTEIKFGHLGLIDYQEAWEYQEKIFNSILELKAQNRKAEGSAQQPTPNYLLFCSHPHVYTLGKSGHEAHLLLSEEGLKEKGATYYKINRGGDITYHGPGQLVGYPILDLENFFTDIHKYLRYLEEAVIRTLAEYRVEAGRIPGLTGVWLDHERQLNPRKICAMGVKCSRWVTMHGFALNINTDLDYFNNIVPCGISDKQVTSLAKELGHEVDMAEVEEKLQQHLAQQFGATIITAAHEERH is encoded by the coding sequence GTGGATAAAAATACAGAGATAAAGTTCGGGCACCTCGGCCTGATAGACTATCAGGAGGCGTGGGAGTACCAGGAAAAGATTTTCAACAGCATTCTGGAGCTAAAGGCGCAAAACCGGAAGGCTGAAGGCAGCGCGCAGCAACCCACGCCCAACTACCTGCTGTTCTGCTCGCACCCGCACGTGTACACACTGGGCAAGAGCGGCCACGAGGCGCACCTGCTCCTGAGTGAGGAGGGGCTGAAGGAGAAGGGCGCGACTTATTATAAAATAAACCGGGGCGGCGACATCACCTACCACGGCCCCGGCCAGCTGGTCGGCTACCCTATCCTGGACCTGGAGAACTTCTTTACCGACATACACAAGTACCTGCGCTATTTAGAGGAGGCTGTGATCCGGACATTGGCGGAATACAGGGTGGAGGCGGGCCGCATACCGGGGCTCACGGGCGTCTGGCTCGACCACGAGCGGCAACTCAACCCACGCAAGATATGCGCCATGGGCGTGAAGTGCAGCCGCTGGGTCACCATGCACGGCTTTGCCCTCAACATCAACACCGATTTGGATTACTTCAACAACATCGTGCCCTGCGGCATCTCCGATAAGCAGGTAACCTCGCTGGCTAAGGAACTGGGGCATGAGGTGGATATGGCGGAAGTGGAGGAAAAACTACAGCAACACCTGGCGCAGCAGTTCGGCGCCACCATCATAACAGCGGCACATGAAGAAAGACATTGA
- the htpG gene encoding molecular chaperone HtpG: MEERGNISIHTENIFPIIKKFLYSDHEIFLRELVSNAVDATQKMKRLASVGEYKGELGELKVKVAVDKEARTITISDNGIGMTAEEIKKYINQIAFSGAAEFVERFKDSGEKDQIIGQFGLGFYSAFMVADRVEIITKSYQEGAEAAHWTCDGSTEFAIIPSQKEDRGTNVILNVAPDSDEFLEAARIRTILNKYCKFLPVPVEFEGEVINNPNPIWTKQPSELTDEDYKNFYKELYPFSEPPLFWIHLNVDYPFNLTGILYFPKIKNDFELQRNKIQLYSRQVFITDEVKDVVPEFLMLLHGIIDSPDIPLNVSRSFLQADSSVKKINTYITKKVADKLNENFKKDRAAFETIWNDINVFVKYGMLSDDKFYEKAKDFVLLQNTEGKYYTIEEYKALVQANQQNKNDQLVLLYTTDADKQHAFVEAARSRSYDVLQMDSLIDSHFIGLLEQKLEKVTLKRVDSETIDKLIERDETKESVLSDKEKEDLKAIYEQAISNQHMIVEVAPLSPDDAPVVITMPEFMRRMKDMSKTGGGGMMFMGDMPDTYNVTVNANHPLNQRVLNTGGDTKTAVARQAFDLALLSQNMLSGAALTTFVKRSFELMTKE; this comes from the coding sequence ATGGAAGAAAGAGGTAATATTTCGATTCACACCGAGAATATTTTCCCCATCATCAAAAAGTTTCTGTACTCCGACCACGAGATTTTCCTGCGGGAGCTGGTGAGCAACGCGGTGGATGCCACGCAGAAAATGAAGCGGCTGGCGTCTGTGGGCGAGTATAAAGGCGAGCTGGGCGAGCTGAAGGTAAAAGTGGCGGTAGACAAAGAGGCCCGCACCATCACCATCTCCGACAACGGCATCGGCATGACGGCCGAGGAAATCAAGAAGTACATCAACCAGATTGCCTTTTCGGGGGCCGCCGAGTTTGTGGAGCGCTTCAAAGACTCCGGCGAGAAAGACCAGATCATCGGGCAGTTCGGTCTGGGCTTCTACTCAGCCTTTATGGTGGCCGACCGCGTGGAGATTATCACGAAATCATACCAGGAAGGGGCGGAGGCGGCCCACTGGACCTGCGACGGCAGCACCGAGTTCGCCATTATCCCCTCGCAGAAAGAAGACCGCGGCACGAACGTCATCCTGAACGTTGCCCCTGACTCAGACGAATTCCTGGAGGCCGCGCGCATCCGCACCATCCTGAACAAGTACTGCAAGTTCCTGCCGGTGCCGGTGGAGTTTGAGGGCGAGGTAATCAACAACCCGAACCCCATCTGGACCAAGCAGCCGTCGGAACTGACGGACGAGGACTACAAGAACTTTTACAAGGAGCTGTATCCGTTTTCGGAGCCGCCGCTGTTCTGGATTCACCTGAACGTGGACTACCCGTTTAACCTGACGGGCATCCTGTACTTCCCGAAAATCAAGAACGACTTTGAACTGCAGCGCAACAAAATCCAGCTCTACTCCCGCCAGGTGTTCATCACCGACGAGGTGAAGGACGTGGTGCCCGAGTTCCTGATGCTGCTGCACGGCATCATCGACTCGCCGGACATTCCGCTGAACGTGAGCCGCTCTTTCCTGCAGGCCGACTCCAGCGTAAAGAAAATCAACACCTATATCACCAAGAAGGTGGCTGACAAGCTGAACGAGAACTTCAAAAAAGACCGTGCTGCTTTTGAGACCATCTGGAACGACATCAACGTGTTTGTGAAGTACGGCATGCTCTCCGACGACAAGTTCTATGAGAAAGCCAAAGACTTCGTGCTGCTGCAGAACACCGAGGGCAAGTACTATACCATCGAAGAATACAAGGCGCTGGTGCAGGCCAACCAGCAGAACAAGAACGACCAGCTGGTGCTGCTCTATACCACCGACGCCGACAAGCAGCACGCTTTCGTGGAGGCTGCCCGCAGCCGCAGCTACGATGTGCTGCAGATGGACTCGCTGATTGACAGCCACTTTATCGGGCTGCTGGAGCAGAAGCTGGAGAAGGTGACCCTGAAGCGCGTGGACTCCGAGACTATTGACAAGCTGATTGAGCGCGACGAGACAAAGGAAAGTGTGCTGAGCGACAAGGAGAAGGAAGACCTGAAAGCCATATATGAGCAGGCCATCAGCAACCAGCATATGATTGTGGAGGTGGCCCCGCTTTCTCCGGACGATGCCCCGGTGGTGATTACGATGCCGGAGTTTATGCGCCGCATGAAGGATATGAGCAAGACCGGCGGAGGCGGCATGATGTTTATGGGCGACATGCCGGACACCTACAATGTGACCGTGAACGCCAACCATCCGCTGAACCAGCGCGTGCTGAACACCGGGGGCGATACCAAAACCGCCGTGGCCCGTCAGGCCTTCGACTTGGCGCTGCTGTCGCAGAACATGCTCTCCGGCGCGGCCCTCACCACCTTCGTGAAGCGCAGCTTCGAGCTGATGACGAAAGAATAG
- a CDS encoding bifunctional phosphoglucose/phosphomannose isomerase, translated as MKQLVEGFAQQLRDAMDIGEKATVTFPNTIYNNVVIAGMGGSGIGGDIIQSYVADKLEVPVVVSKGYTLPAFVGLGTLFIASSFSGNTEETISGVRAAMNSDATVGFVTSGGELLRIAQEEGMPHLVIPGKSKQPRACLGYSVVEMLYLLHYAGLLDDTFKTELRQSISLLEEEAGSIKVQASALANNFHNRLPVLYVSNALEPVAVRFQQQLNENAKHLCHVNTFPEMNHNEIVAWQHPEGIYGQLAVLLIRTAYDHPRVRLRMDLSKKIFERKVQDVLEIEALGATYLEQALYLIHLFDWVSVYLAALNNENPDTIANIDYLKSELSKR; from the coding sequence ATGAAGCAACTTGTTGAGGGTTTCGCGCAACAACTGCGGGACGCCATGGACATCGGGGAGAAGGCTACGGTTACTTTCCCAAATACTATATATAACAATGTGGTGATTGCGGGCATGGGCGGCTCCGGCATTGGCGGCGACATCATCCAATCATACGTGGCCGATAAGCTGGAGGTGCCCGTGGTAGTGAGCAAAGGCTATACGCTGCCGGCATTTGTGGGGCTGGGCACGCTGTTTATCGCCTCCTCCTTCTCCGGGAACACAGAAGAGACTATCTCCGGCGTAAGAGCCGCCATGAACAGCGACGCCACGGTTGGCTTCGTAACCTCCGGCGGCGAGCTGCTGCGCATCGCGCAGGAAGAAGGCATGCCACACCTTGTTATACCCGGCAAGTCGAAGCAGCCGCGGGCCTGCCTGGGCTACTCCGTGGTGGAGATGCTGTACCTGCTGCACTACGCGGGCCTGCTGGACGACACCTTCAAAACCGAGCTGCGGCAGAGCATCAGCCTGCTGGAGGAAGAGGCCGGTAGTATCAAGGTGCAGGCAAGCGCCCTGGCCAATAACTTCCACAACAGGCTGCCCGTGCTTTACGTCAGCAACGCACTGGAGCCAGTGGCCGTGCGCTTTCAGCAGCAGCTCAACGAAAACGCCAAGCACCTGTGCCATGTCAATACTTTCCCGGAGATGAACCACAACGAGATTGTGGCCTGGCAGCACCCGGAAGGTATATATGGGCAACTGGCGGTCCTGCTTATTAGGACGGCCTACGACCATCCGCGCGTGCGCCTGCGCATGGATTTGTCGAAGAAGATATTTGAAAGGAAGGTGCAGGACGTGCTGGAGATTGAGGCGCTGGGAGCCACTTACCTGGAGCAGGCCCTCTACCTCATCCACCTGTTCGACTGGGTGTCGGTGTACCTCGCAGCACTCAACAACGAGAACCCCGACACCATTGCCAACATTGATTACCTGAAAAGTGAGCTCTCAAAAAGATAA
- a CDS encoding uroporphyrinogen-III synthase — MAENNAKGSANPERYKVPIKTILVTQPQPTTDNSPYLSIAEKYDIKVDFRAFIEVEPVPFKEFRKDKVDILSHTAVIFTSRNAVDHFFRICQESKIEMPADMKYFCISDQTAYYLQKYITLRKRKLFVGEKTAKDLFEVIKKHKNENYLFPCSNIRKEDIPEFLTANKIKHTEAIIYKTVAADLSDLDDVTYDCIAFFSPSGISSLFINFPDFRQNNTRIAAFGPTTAKAVRDAGLELDIEAPMPNAPSMTGAIEVYIQNQLQHLKK, encoded by the coding sequence ATGGCTGAAAACAACGCAAAGGGCAGTGCAAACCCCGAAAGGTACAAAGTCCCGATCAAGACAATCCTGGTGACGCAACCACAGCCCACAACCGATAATTCGCCCTACCTGTCTATAGCTGAAAAGTATGATATAAAAGTTGACTTCAGGGCGTTCATCGAGGTAGAGCCGGTGCCCTTCAAAGAGTTCAGAAAGGACAAGGTCGACATCCTGTCGCACACGGCCGTGATTTTCACGAGCCGCAACGCCGTGGACCACTTCTTCAGGATATGCCAGGAGAGCAAGATCGAGATGCCTGCCGACATGAAGTACTTCTGCATTTCGGACCAGACGGCGTATTACCTGCAAAAGTACATCACGCTGCGCAAGCGCAAGCTGTTTGTGGGCGAGAAAACAGCCAAAGACCTTTTTGAGGTGATCAAGAAGCACAAGAACGAGAACTACCTGTTCCCCTGCTCCAACATCCGCAAAGAGGATATCCCGGAGTTTCTGACCGCCAACAAGATCAAGCACACGGAAGCCATCATTTACAAAACCGTGGCCGCCGACCTGTCTGACCTGGACGATGTGACGTATGATTGCATCGCCTTCTTCAGCCCGTCGGGCATCAGTTCGCTCTTTATCAACTTCCCGGACTTCAGGCAGAACAACACCCGGATTGCCGCCTTCGGCCCCACCACAGCCAAGGCTGTGCGCGACGCCGGCCTGGAACTGGACATAGAGGCGCCGATGCCCAACGCCCCGTCTATGACGGGTGCCATTGAGGTATATATACAGAACCAACTGCAGCATCTAAAAAAGTAG
- a CDS encoding DUF4271 domain-containing protein has protein sequence MSRVLKQKHSRCFLLLYILAWLAAGQVCAQVLPLEQRNTLTPYWLVQGEGAQLVPYVAGRHGSHKALHQWLSVAQGQPFTIGFAAPKDLCLFLNNQLIFKADFPANYTIDLASYSKGLEPVEGRFLLTVWHPEQQPNINSFRSQPLDTTRLQQASQRPFSGRVREHVNQNTFILFMLVIGLLYGALRTNFPSDFSGLFRLDSFMRTNALEEGVMARPIRSLSSLLFLMAFSLTLALLIAAIHTNVQQIQLVSQFFPVSEADITTKVLFYAVLIFMVILLKYLFLKIMGFIFGLEQVVRLQYREFVRSILFLGIFLPLVMLLYLALNTMMPGTILLVSNLAVSMVLIVTLMRVFAVVNKKAPVLNLHLFSYLCATEVIPLAIMLKFIVFNF, from the coding sequence GTGTCTCGAGTGCTAAAGCAAAAGCATAGCCGCTGCTTCCTCCTGCTATATATCCTTGCGTGGCTTGCCGCTGGGCAGGTGTGCGCCCAGGTGTTGCCGCTTGAGCAGAGAAACACCCTGACGCCCTACTGGCTGGTGCAGGGGGAGGGGGCGCAACTGGTGCCCTATGTGGCGGGCAGGCACGGCAGCCACAAGGCCCTGCACCAGTGGCTGTCGGTGGCGCAGGGGCAGCCTTTCACGATAGGCTTTGCCGCACCCAAGGACCTTTGCCTCTTCCTCAATAACCAGCTTATCTTTAAAGCAGATTTTCCGGCAAACTACACCATAGACCTTGCCAGCTACAGCAAGGGCCTGGAGCCAGTGGAGGGCAGGTTTCTGCTGACGGTGTGGCACCCGGAGCAGCAGCCGAACATCAACTCGTTCCGGAGCCAGCCACTCGACACCACGCGCCTGCAGCAGGCAAGCCAGCGGCCTTTCTCGGGGCGGGTGCGAGAGCACGTGAATCAGAACACCTTTATCCTGTTTATGCTGGTGATCGGGTTGCTCTACGGCGCGCTGCGCACCAACTTCCCGAGCGACTTCAGCGGCCTGTTCCGGCTTGACTCCTTCATGCGCACCAATGCACTGGAGGAAGGCGTTATGGCAAGGCCTATCCGGTCACTGTCCAGCCTGCTTTTCCTGATGGCCTTCTCGCTGACGCTGGCGCTGCTGATCGCGGCCATCCACACCAACGTGCAGCAGATTCAGCTGGTCAGTCAGTTCTTCCCGGTTTCTGAGGCCGACATTACCACCAAAGTGCTGTTTTACGCCGTGCTTATTTTTATGGTGATCCTGCTGAAGTACCTTTTTCTGAAGATCATGGGGTTCATCTTCGGACTGGAGCAGGTGGTGCGGTTGCAGTACCGAGAGTTTGTCCGGTCTATCCTGTTTCTGGGCATCTTCCTGCCGCTCGTGATGCTGCTCTACCTGGCGCTGAACACCATGATGCCGGGCACCATCCTGCTCGTGTCGAACCTGGCTGTTTCGATGGTGCTGATTGTCACGCTGATGCGGGTGTTTGCTGTGGTAAATAAAAAGGCTCCTGTACTAAATCTGCATTTATTTTCATACCTTTGCGCCACAGAGGTGATCCCGCTGGCCATCATGCTGAAGTTTATCGTTTTTAACTTTTAA